The Planctellipticum variicoloris DNA window GGGCGTGAAGAAGTAGACCAGCAGCAGGCAGAGGTAGTCGTCGAAGAACAGCGTGCGGTTGCCGGCCTTGTCGCGTGCGGTGCCGGCGTCGTGCAGCCGGGCGACGAGTTGCCGCATCTGCCGGACCAGGCGCGTCCCCTGCAGGTCTACCTGCGATTCCACCAGCACTTTCCGCCGCCTTGCCATTCTGACAGTCTCCATGGACTGTCAGGGGGATGCGCAAATCTTGTGCCGAACAGGATTGAGGGGGCACGGGATGCGAGGATCCACTTCCCGCGTGGCGGGCGGTGCGTGGCGGTCGGTCGCAAGCCTGATCTGCGGTTTTCCGTCTCGGACAGACGTGCGTGCTGCGGGCCTATCTGCGGCAGCGGTCGATGCTGACCGAGCACGCCTGCCAGCACATTCTGCACATGCTCAAGGCGCTGACGCAGATGAATCTGAAGCTCGACAAGGTTCTCTCCGACATCACCGGAGTGACCGGCCTGCTGATCATCGACGCCAGGTGGGACGGCCTCGCAGGAGAGAGTAGAGGCTGCCTACCGCTCGGGAAATGCTCCGGCGGAAAGGGCTCCAGCGGATGGTACTCAAATTGTTCGCCGGACGGGCGTATCACTTGCGTGTGGCGACGCAGGTCTGCCGGTTCTTCAAAGCCCCCCGGTCGGGACGTTCTGGTGATTGCGGTCGAGTATTTGCGAGGCGGCGGGGGGGGGCTGAAGTGTTTTACACGACCGACCTGACCGCGGATGTGGAGACCGTCTTGCGGCGTGACTCGTGGTCCTGGTCGATTGAAGAGAAGTTCCTCGACGCCAAGCAGCACCTGGAAATCGAGGAGCCTCAAAACCGGCACCGGCCCGCCGTCCGGCGGACCGTGCCAATGACATGCACGTCTGTGTCGCGGCGACGCCGGCACCGCGTTGGTCTCTCGAACCGACTGGCTGCTCGGCCGTACTCAGTCGGATGGAGACAGACTGCAGGACTGGTAGCGGACCGGGAACAGGCGTCACACCAGGTTGTTTCGGGCCGTCGAGAAGACAGGTCGGCCAGTTCGGCGGGCGATTTCCAAAGCCTGCTGATCGTCACTCTCCACGAACAACAGGAGTGACGGGTCGGCGTCATACGCGGCCGCCTTACGGAAGGCTGCATCTCCGGCATGATCGCGCGCGGCAAAAGTCGCGTGCGGCGACATCTGGAGCGATTCATACGGAATGCGATGTCGTTTGAGCCAGGCTTCAGTTTCCGGGCGATGGCGTTCCAGCCGGTTCGTGACGATTCCTCGCAAAGGCATGGACGGAACACGTCGCGGCTGGGCATTCTCCAGGAAGTCCTGATACTCCGCTGCGTGCTGGCTGGACCAGTGGCTGGAGGCGGCGAACACCTCCGGCATCCGACTGCTGCAGAAGTTCGCGAAGACGCTGGCCAGCCGGCGACAGAGCCTGCTGGCCTGGTACGACTATCCGATCTCGACGGGACCGCTGGAGGCCGTGAACAACAAGATCCGGCTGCTGCAGCGCCAGGCCTTTGGTTATCGGGACTTCGAGTTCTTCCGCCTCAAACTCTATGCACTGCATCGCATGAGGTACGCATCAGCCGGATGAGCCCGAAATCGGTAGTCCGAATCATACACTTCATCGGCCGTCACCCATTGTGCCGGAACTTGATCCGCCATCGCCTGCTGCAACATTCGTCGGGCCAGTTGCGGCTTGGTCGCAAACTCGACCTCGTCGGGAATATGGGCTTCCCGACAGCGTTCCCGGTCACCGATCCAGGCTTGTGGCAGATACAACTCTCGATCAATCAGCGTGCGCCCTTTCGAAGTGGCATACGCGAGGAACACACCGATCTGACAGTTCTCGATCCGGCCCGCAGTGCCGGAATACATTCGTGCGACACCGGCACTCTTGGTCCCCTTCTTCAGAAATCCGGTTTCCTCGATGACGAGCACGCCCTCATCGTCTGCCAGATGGTCGACGACATACCGCCGGAGGTCGTTGCAAACCTCGTCCGCACCCCACTGCGAACGGGCAATCGGCATCTATGAAAGACCGGCTGCAGATTCTTGGGCGTCTCATCTCCGAGGTAGTCCGCCAGCTGCCAGCCGTTCTTGCGATCGACCCGTGCGATCAGTCCGCGGACATACAGGGGCGCCCGCCGCTGCACTTCCACACGTCCAAACCGGGGCGCAAGTCGCTCGCTAACGCGATCCAGTTCCTCACCCCACCGCAGAACGTCCTGTTCCGAAATCTCCGGCTCCATCTTGCCCTCCAGTCTGGCAAGTGGTATCGCCTCAGCGCAATCGCGTAAAGTGGAACTGTAATACTAAGGCTAGAATGTCGCCGTGTGGGTCTTCCGGTTGCCCGCCAACTCCCCTCCCTTTTACTTGGCCACCGGAGTAGCAGAGCCGATGGTCTGTTTTTCGGTGTCCACTATACTCGCGGCAAATCGGTCGATCCCGGCGGGAGGGTTCCTTAAACGGTTCCTTGGCTCGGTGGGAAGCCATCTCCGTGTGCAACTGCGATGCGTACGCTCGCTTTGGAAGTGGGCTTGAGGCCGAAGTAAGCGTAGCCGGTCGCGACCGCCAGACCGATCCAGGCCTTTCCGTGGTCATTTAAGGACTTCAGTGCGTCAGGTTGAATCATCACTCCGACCACGAATGCCCCCAGCCCGCAAAGCATCCACACGCCGAGGTACGCGAGCACCGCGACTTTCACAACTTTGACTTGGCGAGGCGTGAAGTCCTGCTGGTTCATACTCTCGACCAGAGGCGTTTCCCCCGCGTCGGTGGCTGCCAGAACCGCAATCACAAGCGCTGAGACCAATGCGCCGATCGTGGTCATGGCGAGCCGAAATCCCTCCGTGAACGCGGTGTCTGGGTTGGGCACGTGACTCATTACTAGGACGATCGCCACAATCACCGAGGAGGCGTAGAGACCGAGCAGAACAAACGATATGATCCCACCGAAGACCGTTTTCATGGCGAGTTTTCCTTAGTCGATTGAGACACCCTGTCGCGTCCAGAGCGAGATGCCCGCATTCAGTGCCGAAGATCATGATCCTTGAAAGCAATGGCTTGGTGTCGGGCGAGTAGCGAGGCGGGGGTTGGATCATCGTGGGGGACGCTTTCGCCGGTCGGCCCGTTGAGCCGGATGCCGAAGCGGATGGCGGTGTCGGCCCCTTCACCCGGCTGGACGAGCGATCGGTAGAGCGCCCTGAGGCTGGCGGTGCCTCGCCACCAGACGACCTCGGGATCGGGGACCGGCAGGGCCTTACCGAACGCTTCGGCGGCGATTCGGCCGACCCCCAGCAAGCGGACCAGGTCCGGTCTTTGGGCTGGGTTGATCAGCACCTGCGCGTTCGAGGGGGCATCAGGCACGAGCTGATCCTGTTTGGCGAAGGTGAGCCGGAGGCAGCCGCCGAGCGTGGTCCGGGTCCAGCTCGCGACGACGTTGTCCTGAACGACTCGCTCAAACCGCGATAGCTCGAAGGCGGCCGCGGTCGAATCGCCGTCGACGGCGGGGAACAGCCCAATCGGCGGGTGGAACCGCGCCAGGCCACCGCCGATGTCGTCCCACTGGCTGGTGTCGCCGGGGCCGGCGGTGAACTCGGCGGCGACCGCAATGTGGAGATTGGTCAACCCATTGTCGAGGTCCCCCTGGATCGCCATGGGGATCGAGTCCAAGGTGGGTGGGAGGCGGAGGAGGAGAGTGCGGACGACCGGCTCGTTCCCGCTCAGGATCTGGGGGTTGAATCTCGCACCGGCGATTACCTGGAGCGCGACCCCTGGGGTGAGCGGCTGGCCCTGATCCTTCTTGAACTCGACGACGATCGGCGCCTCTCGCGCATCTTCAGGGCTCCGGAACCCGGGGTGTACCGCCCGGCGGGTGACAAGCACGGTGGCCACGCCATCCACGTCTGGTCGCGGGCTCTGGCCCAAAGTGATGTTGAGGAGCAACCGGGCTAGGGTGAACGCCCCCCCCATGAGTGACCGCGTTGCGCCATCCAGCGCCACCGACGCGAACTGGTGTGCCCCCACGGAGGCGCGGGGGCGTCGGAGCGAGACCGCAGGGGCCGGTCCCGCCCGCCGCGCGACTTGACCATCCCGCCGGTCGTCGCGGGTCGTGGACCACTGCGACGTTACCACCTCGCCTGGCCGGGTGGCCCAGCTCGTCACGTCGATCTGAGGCGGGAGGAAGTACTCGCCGGAGCGGAGGGTGTCGACGGGCCAAGCCCGGGCGACCCGCGCGTGGTTCAGGTCCTGGTTCGTGGCGGGGTAGCCCACTGTTGCGGCGGTGAACGCCACCCGGTCGAGCCGCGACAGCGTCAGGGTGGCGGTCTCCGTGGCGAGCGTCACAGCGGTCGCCGGGCGGAACGTGCCTGGGCTCCCCTCGCCCAGCGGCGACAGGCGGAAGAGTGTGGCCGAGGGGGACTCGGTCCGTGGACCGATCAGGAATTGGTTCTCCGTCCCTCCCCCCGGGATCAGTTCGATAGCTGCCCCCCTTGGGCGGTCGGCGAGGCCGAAGGCGTCGTCGCTGGCTCCGATCACATAGTAGGTGTGACCCGGGGTCAGGCCCCCGACCGGGACCCCGTTCCGGTCGGGCCCGACATAGGCGAGCTCCTGGCCGTCGCCCAGGCCGTGCCCGGGGACGTTGATCCGTTTCGCCTGCTGGTTCACCTGGTCGGGGGTGAAGCGGCACCCGACGCGCGGGCCGTCGACCGGGCGGGCGTCGTAGAGCAGGACACCCAGCCCCGGCGTGGGCTGGACCGGGATGTGGAGGAGCGGCAGGTGGCGGGCGGGGTCGGGGGTCATGTTGGCCGGGTCCGGGTCACGGTCCCAGGGGCGGACCCCGGCCAGGGGCTCGTCGACGACTCCGAGGGGCGAGGCGACCGGGATCAGGCGATCGAAGCCCACCACCACCAGGCCCGCCGCGCGGACGCGACGCTGGAGCAACTGGGATAGCCCCCAGGCCCGCGCCGCGTTGTCGTCGGCGGGCCCCTCGGCCGTGGCGACCCGGCGGAACACGCCCCTGTCGTAGAGCAGGAGCTGCCGGTTGACGCTCGGGTTGTCCCCCTGGGTCGGCACCGCGTTCAGGTCGAACGGGAAGTTCACCAGGGTCCGAGCGCGGGGCAGGGTCGCCGTCGCGGCGGGGTCGTGCTGGCGGACGACCACGGCGGCGGCCAGCCGGGCGGGGGAGGAGGCGAGCAGCCAGGCCAGGTCGGAGTAATTCCCGAGGTCGGCCGGAACGGTCGGCCCGCTGCCGGCCGGGCGGTCGCGGAGGCTGCCGGGCCAGAGGGTTTCGGCCAGGTAGGTCGACGCCAGCCAGGCGGCCTGGTCGTCCCGGGGCAGTTCGCGGGGCTGGTTTCCGGTGTCGGCCACCGGCGGCCGGGGGCGTCGGGGGTGGATCCCCGCCTCCGGGTACGACCGGTCGGGGGGCTCATTGCCGAGCGCTACGACGGGCAGGTCGGGGCGGCCGGCAAGTTTCGCCCCGGTGGCCCAGGCGAGCCGGACCTCGTGGCCGCCGATCGCGTCGAACGGCTGGGGTTGCGGGGGCAGCAGTTGGAGGTCGAGCCCCGCCGCCGTGAGGGCGGGCCGGGGCGGGGTGGTCGCCGTCCTGGCCGGGGTGTTGGTCGTGGCGAAGGGGGCCAGCCACGCCACCTGGCTGGCGTCGACGACTAGTGCCGTGGCGTCGGCATCGGTGGAGTTGGCGGGCAGGCCGAGGTAGTCGCCGAGCCGGCGGAGCCACACGGTCTGGGGGGCCTGCCAGTCCCATTGCTTGCCGGTGGCGACCTCCCGGACGGTGTGGTGGGCCACCCCGCCCAGGACCCGGCCGGGAGTGGGGCCGAGGCCGGCGAACACCGCTTCCAGGGGGGCGGCGGCCTGGTTCAGGTAGACGCGGGCGGTCCATTCCAGGGCTGCCGTCGTGGACGAGCCCTGGCGGTACGGGACCTGGTTGCGGAGCGACCACCGGCCGGTGAGCTCGACCCGCGCCGTGGCCTGGTCCGCCCCGGTCTGAGGGTTCGGGGTCCCACTCACCACCAACCGCGCCGCGAGCCGGGTCCTGTCGGGTTCGGCCGGCGTGACCCGGGGGTCGTGGCGGTCGGTGAGGGTCATCCAGATCTCGGCCCCGAGGTCGACGACGTGCAGGGGCGTGTCGAACCGGACCGCGACGAAGCCCCGATCGTTGGGGTCGAGCCGCTCGAACCAGGAGCCGACCAGGTCCGTGGGCGCCTCCTGGGTCGGGACGCCGACCAGGAGGAACTGGTTGGCGCCGAAGTGGCCCAGGCGGGCGCGGAGCCGGGCCAGGGGCTGGCCCGTCAGCGACGACGTGACAGTGAACGTCCACGGCGGCGGCGGGTCGATCCCGTCGTCGAACGCCGCCCGGACCAGCGCGAAATTCCGGTGCCAGACACCGTCTTCGCCCAGGGCTTTCCCCTCCGCGATCCGGGCGCGGGTGAGCGGGTCGAGGTGGGGTTCGGACCAGACGTGGGGCTGGTAAAGGTCGCGGCGCTGCATCATTTGATCGAGCAGCGTGCCCGTGGCCACCGCGCTGGGCGTGACTGAGGCCACCTCTCGCTGACCGGCCTCCCCCAGCGCGTGCCAGACCGCCCGCTGGGGCGGCGCGGCGTCGGACCGCGAGCCGAGGTTGAGCCTGCGGCCGATCGCGAGCAGGCGGGCGTCGTGCTCCTTCCGGAACGGCTGGGGACTGATCGTGTGGGTGATTGACCAGGAGAAATCGCCGCTCGGCCGGGCCATCCGCCAAGTTAGGGACCCGGTGTCGACCGGCACGGTTCCCCGGTCCGCCGCCTGGGTGTCGATGACCAGGGCGGCGATGTCATAGGCGAACGGG harbors:
- a CDS encoding transposase, whose translation is MQKFAKTLASRRQSLLAWYDYPISTGPLEAVNNKIRLLQRQAFGYRDFEFFRLKLYALHRMRYASAG